A segment of the Geobacillus kaustophilus genome:
GCTCGCGCCCGATGATGCCAAAACGGACTTTTTATTTGATACGGAAGACATTTTGCCGCTTGACAAATACATGGAAGAAGTCGAAATTTACTACATCCGCAAGGCGCTGCAGCACCATGGCTTCAATATTACCAAAACGGCCAAAGCGCTTGGTTTGAGCCGACAAAACTTGCAATACCGCATCCGCAAGTATCAGATTGATAAGGAGTGGGGATGAAAAGGCGGAAAGCCTCAGCCGGCGGGACGGCAAAAAGGACAGGGGGGCGCTGTGGATGATCGACGCTCATATTCATCTCGAGCAGTACACGGACATCGATGAACAAATCAACCGTTGGCAAGAAGCGGGCATCACCGGCGTCGTCGCCGTATCCACCGATTTGCGCTCAAGCTGCCGGACGCTCGAGCTGAAGCAGCGATTCCCTTCGTTCGTCTACGCCGCCATCGGTTTTCATCCCGAACAGCCGCTGCCAAGCGGAGCCGATTGGAACGAATGGACGGAGCTCGTCAAGCAAGAGCGGCCGCTGCTCGACGCCATCGGCGAAGTCGGACTGCCGTACTACTCCGCTGAAGCGTGCATCGAGTTGCCCGCGCATCAAGAACGATTGGCGGAAATCGCGGCCATCGCCGCGGATGCCTCCTTGCCGCTCGTTCTTCACGCCGTATACGATCGCGCAGAAACGACCTTGGCCATGTTGCGGCAGGCCGGCATCCGACAAGCCCATTTCCACTGGCTGAAGGCGGATCCAGCTGTGGTCAAACAAATCGTCGAGTGCGGCTACTATATTTCCGTCACGCCGGAAGTGTGCTACCGCGAGCGCGACCAAAAGCTGTTATCCCTCGTTCCCATCGAGCAGCTGCTTCTCGAAACCGACGGCCCATGGCCGTTTGCAGGTCCATTCCACGGAAAGCTGACGACGCCGTTATGGCTGTTGGACTCCGTCCGTGCCGTCGCTAAACACTATGGCCAAGATATCGAACAAGTCAAAACAATCATCACCTCGAACACGAAACGGCTTTACGGCTCGCCGCCCATGTAGTATGATCAAACAAAATCCACATGGAAACGAGGGAAAATTATGGATTATAACGAACAAGTGCGTCAACAACTGATCGAAAGTGTTTCCGGGCTATCGGACGAACAGCTGAACACCCGGGCGGCGAAAGGGACTTGGACCATCGCCCAAGTGCTTGAACATTTGTACTTAATCGAAACATCGATCGCAGCCATGATCGCCCATACATTGACGCATGGCGTGAGCCAGCCCGTCGAGGAGAAACCGATCCACTTGACGGTGGACCGTTCGAAAAAAGTGGAGGCGCCTGATTTCGCCCGCCCGAGCGATCGCTTTTTCTCTTGGCGTGAGCTGGAAGAAAAATTGCGCCAATCGCGGCAACGGTTGCGCCAAATCACGGAACAAGCCAACCCGGCTGATTGGGAAGCCAAATCGTTCCCACATCCAATTTTTGGGCCCTTGAATTTGAAGCAATGGGTCGAATTTGTCGGCTACCATGAACAGCGCCACCTCGCCCAAATTGAAGAAATCAAGGCACAGCTCCCGTGAGGAACGAGCCCCTCATAAAGAAAAAACCGAGCAGCGGCCAGCCAATTCCCAGCCCTGCTCGGCTTACAACTATTTCCCATCTTCAAGTGAACGCTCCATCGCTCCTGTCACAGGGATTGTTCGTTATGGAGATATCTCCCCTTCACTTGCTTTAACGTCGCCACGATGAGAAAACTGACAATGACGAGCAAACACCACGAGCTCACTTTCCCCACATGGACAAGGCTCCACGCCTTCGCTTGGTTTGGATATTGCCAAGCGCCAAAAAAGGTGGCGATGTTTTCCGCGGTCCAGATGAAAAATCCGATCAGCAAAAAGGACAGAACAAGCGGCATCCGGCAGCGGATTCCCCCGACCTCATAGGTCACCCATGACGTATTTGATCGCCTTTAACGCTTTGACCGATGACTTGGAAAACACGTCGTTTCGGTCAATATAAGTCAACAACCGGAACGCTTGGTACAGCGCTACATAAAACGGCAGCGCGGATGCATCGAATACAAGGAAGACGAAAATTTTGTGTAACAGGCAATGACTCTCCCTATTACGACATATCGAAAACAACGTCCGCGCGCTTGATCGGTTCTTCTGTTTTCAAATAATAGTCTTCTGCTTTCCAATACCGGTTGATGAACTTTTGGATGTTTTGTTTCACCTGATCGTTTTCACGGGCAAAGCGAATCTCCCGCAGACAATCCAAATAGACGACAAAGTCAAAAAACGGCCTCCATTCTTTCCTTTGCAGAAAAACACCTTCAATCATGATCATGTCCGAATCAGAGAGATAAACCGTTCGCTTCGAGTGCGCATCAGCCTCATGATCATAAAACGGCAGGGTCAACTGGTGGGATGCTTTGAGTTGACGGAACAACTGATGCGTTAGCCACTCTACATCCCACTGTAAATAATAATATTCAAACCATTCTTCGTTTCCCGTATGATAACGTTTGGCGCGCTCGACAATATGATCATCCATGTGAAAAACACACACGGAGACGCCTTGCTCCTGCAGCGTTTGACTCAACTGATTGGCTAATGTCGTTTTGCCCGATCGGCTTAGCCCATCAATCCCGAGGACCAATCGACCCGCTGTTTTGATCGCCAGAATGGACTTGCATAAGAAGTCGATGCGATCACGCAAACCCTATCTCCCCCCCTACACGTCTCTCCTTTGCCAAATTTCCGTGCTTTTTTCTGATAAAAACATTATAAGGACGTATTACTATAAAAGCAACACAGAGACGATGATTAGTCTCGCTAACAAAACCGTTCATTAATGAAAGGAGCATGAACATGGGAGAATATCTATTGGAAACTCATCATTTAAGCAAAACGTTTGGCAAACAGCTAGCGGTGGACAATGTGTCAATGAGAGTGAAAAAACAGACGATTTATGGACTGCTCGGGCCAAACGGAGCGGGGAAGTCAACGATTTTAAAAATGCTGACAGGGCTGCTGCGTCCGACAAAAGGGGAAATCATGATCAACGGCCATCCTTGGAGCAGAAAAGATTTGAAAGACATTGGGGCGCTAATCGAATCCCCGGCTCTTTACGGCAATTTAACGGCCTATGAGAATTTACTCGTGTATGCCAAACTGCTAAATTTGCCAAATTCGAGAATCGAGGAAGTGCTGAAAATTGTCGGTTTAGAAAACACGGGCAAAAAGAAAGTCTCCCAATTTTCTCTCGGGATGAAGCAGAGGTTGGGAATTGCCAAAGCTCTTTTAAACTCCCCGAAACTGCTCATTCTCGACGAACCAACGAACGGACTGGACCCATTAGGTATACAGGACTTGCGAACCCTTATCCAATCGTTTTGCGAAAATGGAATGACGATCATCTTATCAAGCCATATTTTATCAGAAGTCAAACAATTAGCCGATTACATTGGCATTATTCAAAATGGGGCGCTCAAATACGAAGGCAAAATCAGCGAAAATGAAGATCTTGAAAAACTCTTTATCGATGTAGTGAGTGAAAGATGAAGGAAGGTGGACGTGATGCTAACGATGATCGAGTCTGAACGTTTAAAATATAAGCGGACGTTTGCCAAAAAAACTGGTATTTATCGCTCCGTTTTTCTTTGTCCTGTACGCCTGTCAAGGCCGATTATTTTTTCCCCAAAATCGCCGGTTTAAAATTCCCCAGAAGGACCTTATTGATCCTTCTGTTTTTCTTGTTGGAGCCTCTTTTCCCGTAATCGATAGCTTTCCCCCTTTAGGTTGAAAATGATGGAATGATGCAGTAATCGATCTAACATCGCGGTCGCCAATACCGAGTCTCCCACAACTTCTCCCCATTCCCCAAAGCTTTTGTTGGAGGTGAGGATAATCGGGGCATGTTCATACCGACGGGCGATGACCTGAAATAAGTAATGAGCGCTGTTTGGGTCCAATTTTAAGTACCCCATTTCATCCATAATGAGAATGGTTGGCTTCACAAACATGCGAAGCTTTTTTTCCAGCTTTCCTTCCTGGTCGGCTTTTCTTAACTGAGTGACCAAATCATGGGCGGTAATAAAATACGTTTTATACCCTCTTGCGATCGCCTCCATTCCAATCGAAATAGCCAGATGTGTCTTTCCAATCCCCGGCGGACCGAGAAAAAGAATATTCTCCTTTCGATCAATAAACGATAAGGTAAGCAGCTCTCGAATCCGGCGCTCATCCACGGAAGGCAGTGCGTTAAAATCAAACGTATCGATCGATCGTCTTGCGATATGGCAGTTTGGACAGTTTGATGAGCGTTTGGATCGATCGTTCCTGTTTTTCGATGATTTCCGCCTCTAATAAGCGGAATAAAAACTCCGAATATGGTATATTATGAGTAGCTGCGTATTCTGTCATGGCGGACCATCGTTCCGCCATGACAGGCAAATGGAGTCGGTGGCAATACTCGTGTATTTGTTCTTTCATGAGCTTTCCCCTCGCAGGAACGTGTCATAAACGGACAATGGACGAGTATCCACTTCCACCGAAACAGGCGAAATGGTGACGGCCGTTTCCGTCTGTTTCTTTTTGATTTTTTCGGCGAATGAAATCACTTTTTTCTGTTGGTTCAAGTAAGAAATCTCCTCCCCTCGATAATACAATCGAATATCCCCATTTAATCGCTCCTTCACCAGAATTTCTTTGCCCGCATACTCCGCCGATAGAAGCCATTGTTCCCCTTTGTAAGAGAAACTGCCATCCCAATGCACCTTCCGATAGGAAAGATAGCTCGTATCGTAATCGTTCAACGGGAGAGGTTTCAGCTGTTCCTCTGCCCAACGCTCTTGCGGAGGAATGCCGGTAGTGGCGTTTGGCTCCCGATTCGCCACTTGATCGAGCCAACGATGGAGAAGGAAATTCAATTCTTCGATACTTTCAAACGCTGTCCCCACATAGAAGTGATCCATGATATACTGAATGGCTCGTTCGACTTTTCCCTTTGTCTGGGCCCGGTAAGGCCGGCACACTTTTGGAATAAATCCGTAGTAACTCGCAAATTCAGAAAATCGTTGATTCCATTTCACCACTCCTTGTTCCCGGCCGTCTGTAACGGTCTTCATATTATCAAATAACACCTTCTTCGGAACTCCGCCGAAGTATTGGAAACTCTGAATCAGGCATTCCATTAAGTGTTCCTGGTCCTGGCTGGTCGTAAATACCGCGTATTTCATCCGCGAATAGCCTAATGTGGCCACAAATAGCGATAACTTGACTTTTCTCCCTTCGATTATCACCTCCCCGACTTCTTTCCAATCGACTTGCATTTGTTCACCAGGAAGCGTTTCATAACGAACGGTGTATTTCTTTTTCGCCGTCTCTCGGAAAGGTTTTATATAGTCCTTTAAAATCGTCTTTCCTCCTGTATAGCCCTGTTGTCGAATTTCGAAAAATAACTTTTCGCTATTGAACACCCCATCCTCTAACATTCGTTTTTGAAGATACTCTTTAAATGGATCTAACTTGCTTTTTCTTGGTTTTCGCTTAGATTTGGAAGGGGGATTGGGGGAGTGAATATATTTTCGAACGGTTTTCCGATCAATCCCCAACTCCCTCGCAATATCGGAAATACTCATTCCCCTTTCGTACATCTCTTTGATCATAAAAAATTCCCCTCTCGTAATCACGAACCATAGCTCCTCTCATTGACACTATGGTTCTATTGTAAGTGGGGAATTTTATTCCGGCTATATTGGGGATTTTATCATCGGCTTTAACAAACCATGTATCGTACATTTTCTTTTGGATTAACATATTCATCCAAACCTTTATAGATTAAATTTGAAACGGTTAAACCTGTCTCTTCCTTGACTTCTCTAATAGCCCCTTCTACGATACTTTCTGGAAATTCCACTTTTCCCCCTGGTGCTAAATATCCCGGAAAACCGAAATGGTTAGGTCGTTTAATTAATAAAACTTTATCTTCGTTTTGAATCATACACATCGTATAAATTCTATGTTCTACACTTTTCCAATCAACTG
Coding sequences within it:
- a CDS encoding TatD family hydrolase, whose protein sequence is MIDAHIHLEQYTDIDEQINRWQEAGITGVVAVSTDLRSSCRTLELKQRFPSFVYAAIGFHPEQPLPSGADWNEWTELVKQERPLLDAIGEVGLPYYSAEACIELPAHQERLAEIAAIAADASLPLVLHAVYDRAETTLAMLRQAGIRQAHFHWLKADPAVVKQIVECGYYISVTPEVCYRERDQKLLSLVPIEQLLLETDGPWPFAGPFHGKLTTPLWLLDSVRAVAKHYGQDIEQVKTIITSNTKRLYGSPPM
- a CDS encoding DinB family protein, giving the protein MDYNEQVRQQLIESVSGLSDEQLNTRAAKGTWTIAQVLEHLYLIETSIAAMIAHTLTHGVSQPVEEKPIHLTVDRSKKVEAPDFARPSDRFFSWRELEEKLRQSRQRLRQITEQANPADWEAKSFPHPIFGPLNLKQWVEFVGYHEQRHLAQIEEIKAQLP
- a CDS encoding kinase, coding for MRDRIDFLCKSILAIKTAGRLVLGIDGLSRSGKTTLANQLSQTLQEQGVSVCVFHMDDHIVERAKRYHTGNEEWFEYYYLQWDVEWLTHQLFRQLKASHQLTLPFYDHEADAHSKRTVYLSDSDMIMIEGVFLQRKEWRPFFDFVVYLDCLREIRFARENDQVKQNIQKFINRYWKAEDYYLKTEEPIKRADVVFDMS
- a CDS encoding lantibiotic protection ABC transporter ATP-binding protein; translation: MGEYLLETHHLSKTFGKQLAVDNVSMRVKKQTIYGLLGPNGAGKSTILKMLTGLLRPTKGEIMINGHPWSRKDLKDIGALIESPALYGNLTAYENLLVYAKLLNLPNSRIEEVLKIVGLENTGKKKVSQFSLGMKQRLGIAKALLNSPKLLILDEPTNGLDPLGIQDLRTLIQSFCENGMTIILSSHILSEVKQLADYIGIIQNGALKYEGKISENEDLEKLFIDVVSER
- the istA gene encoding IS21 family transposase, with amino-acid sequence MITRGEFFMIKEMYERGMSISDIARELGIDRKTVRKYIHSPNPPSKSKRKPRKSKLDPFKEYLQKRMLEDGVFNSEKLFFEIRQQGYTGGKTILKDYIKPFRETAKKKYTVRYETLPGEQMQVDWKEVGEVIIEGRKVKLSLFVATLGYSRMKYAVFTTSQDQEHLMECLIQSFQYFGGVPKKVLFDNMKTVTDGREQGVVKWNQRFSEFASYYGFIPKVCRPYRAQTKGKVERAIQYIMDHFYVGTAFESIEELNFLLHRWLDQVANREPNATTGIPPQERWAEEQLKPLPLNDYDTSYLSYRKVHWDGSFSYKGEQWLLSAEYAGKEILVKERLNGDIRLYYRGEEISYLNQQKKVISFAEKIKKKQTETAVTISPVSVEVDTRPLSVYDTFLRGESS